GTTAATCAAGAAACGAAAGTGTTAATATAATTCTTGTTTATCCTTCAATCCTTTTGAAATAAGATAATTTTTTGATGCAAAGTTAAATTCCTTAataaagtttatacttcatactctatagtctgtaatatttttttccctttgtttcctgattatattttttctttatttttaaaaaGATTCGATCAGATCGAGTTCAACAGTCTATGTAATTGTTCCAAAAGGCAGAACCAACAGATCACGGGACATGTACCAGTTCTAGTCTTATTCCCGATTGAATCGTACCGACAAAACCGAGTGGCGAAGACCCTAGATTCAAGTCATATTTTATATAAACAGGAAAATACCGGGCGGTGGTTGAGTTCATCAATTGATGTCTAACTCATAATCATCATAGTTAGTTCATTTCCGATCAGCCCCTAGTATGATGAGCTCTGTCAATGTGATACCAGCAGTAGTGGTACCAGTGTCTCAAAATCATCATCCTCACCGTCTAGATTAGGATCATCGGCTGCAAGAATAAAATCCACAGCTCAAGTCAACAAAAGTTATGACTTTTaagtaaaaataataaaaaaagttttttattttgtaGAATTATTATGTAGATTTCCTCTCTTGAAAAATTAGGTTACTATCTGATCACATTTCTTTCTCAGTACCAAGCTTTCGACGTTAACATTTCACTATTAAGTTTTAGTTACCTTCCTTCTCAAACTTCTATTACAATTTGATCatgctttatgacttttgcatgaATTATTTTTAAAAATGACGTGAAGTTTATCCGTATTTTTTACATGTCTCCTTTTGATTATCATGTATTAGTATCTTCATATCTTGTGCAAAATAATGGTATTAGTATTCTGTGGTTTGTGTTATGCATCTCATATATAATATCAAACGCTTCTTAACAGATACATAGATTGAGTTTGATCTGAGTTTTATGTTTTGAGTATCACAATCCTTATGTGGTTTGAGTTTGACAAATAAACACTTTTGCGGTTTGCGTTATCCCAGCTTCACATCTTCAtgtgttcttcttcttatatAATTAAGTTTTGAGTATCATAACCCTCTCATTGCTTTGAAAGTGAACAACAAACAAAAATGCTTTGAATCATGTGGTTATAGTGTGAGTAGTATCGCCTTGTATTTGGGGTTTTGACTTCTTAGATGATTTCAAATTTTCAGGTCCTATGGTATTTGTATACCATGGATTTcatatgttgtttcttctaacaCAGTCTTGTAATTTTAGTGAATGTCTTGTCAAATGGTCTTATGTATGTTGTGTAAGGCTTTATATATATGAATTTAGTAAATTATACTTGTGTAAGGCTCTATTGTTAAATCCTCTGATCAAGTCGGTTTGATATTTTAAGATGGATGCATCAAGTTCAAGTCATCAATTCAAAGTTGTTAAAATAAAATACAGAATTTAACGTAAAATTCATTTCTTGTTGGTTGTTGTAGAGTTAATGCCAGAGGTTTTGGATCCTTGAAGTTTATTTAGAGTCATTTCTCGTTGCAGCCTTAAGGAAGTCCAGGTAATATTATGTGTTTTCTACTTTTTTTAACCTTGAACTTTGAAGTTCGAAAAGACTTACGGATCGTGTATGATTCATTTGAATCGTTTCTTGGTAAGAATTTAAGTTAATTTTAAAACAATTTGAATAGGATTAGTTAGTTATGTTATCCGTATGAAATTATGAATATATGGAAggaaaaatgcaagaaaaaaaggTTGCTTGAAAAAAATTCAACTGAAAAATTCAGTCTACATCAGGCTGAACCGGCCCATGAACCGAAATTTTAGTAACCGAACTTCCATAGGTATAAACCTGGACGTAGGACTGAAACGAACCTAATGAACATGAACAATGGCTGGGCAACCAAACAACATGTAAGATGGCGGAATTATCGTTTTGGCTCTCGCTTTGGCAAAAACGAGAGCCGTGCGCTATACAACCCTGAATTTTGGATACATGCCTCGTCCTACATGGTTCTGGTTATTACTCATTCAACTTTAGCACGGTGGCTAGTGGCTACGGAACCACCACCAGTCAATAGTCGGTGGTCTATGGTCAACCCTTGGTAAATCACCGCCCGATTAACTAACTAGATGTCGATGTGATCGACGGTCTGTAACGAATCCAAAAGACTAGTTAAGTACGCAAATTGAAAGAGACTCTTAAACCAACCCCTCTCTTCTATTTCTCTCCCTAAAACTCCCAAAAATGTCTCTGTGAGGAAGAAATCAAACAAACACAGAATGGGTCTTCTCTATCTCCTTCTCCACTGCTTCTTATTATTATCAATACCCATTGTTACAGTGTTCTCAGAACCCAATTCAAGAACAAATATTATCGTTGATTCAAAAGCAGGAACAACAGATTCAGTAATCTGGGTTGTTCAATTATCTGATCTTCACTTCAGTGTCCATAATCCTGAAAGAGCTATTGAATTCAAAGAATTAATTGGTCCAGCTCTTTCTATCATCCACCCATCTCTAGTTCTTATCACTGGTGATCTTACAGGTAATAATTACAAtcaaattcatgatttttctagGCAAATTTAtggtttttttggtgaaaatttgACCCTTTTATTTGGTTTGTTTGAATAGATGGGAAGAGCAAAGATTTACTAGCAATGAATCAAAATGAAGAAGAGTGGAAAGAATATGAACAAGTGACTGAGGAAGTTATTAAAAGGAGTGGCATTGACAGGGAAAGGTTTTATGATTTAAGAGGTAACcatgataattttggtgtgccaGAAGTTGGTGGGGAATTGGATTACTTTTCCAAGTATAGTATTAATGGGAGATTGGGAAGGAAAGGCCATGTTCATAGTGTTACACTACAGGTGAGTGTCATTCTGCTGCTTATTGcttaatgttggttgaatttgcATGTTATGTTGTGCTTAGAGTATATTATGAATATTAGCATGATGCGTATGAAGAAAATGGTTGTAATGGTAGAGTACTGGTTATAGTTTCTGTGGAGCATTTGGAATTGCGGGGCTGGTGCACAATGTTGGTAGCCCTTTAGCATACTATGTAGAGAATGCTTAAGGTTGTAATGGTAGATTAGTGGTAATAGTTTCCGTGGAGCATTTGAAATTACAGGGGCTGGTGGACAATATTGACTTTCGCAAACTAGCAAGCGTTCAACTGTATTGCAAGTAAAATCGAATAATGGTTCTGCAATATTGAACCAGTTTGTTATTTGCATCTTGGTATACTTAAGGATGCTAAGTGCAACCTTCAATGGAATAGGttttctaatatatttcacatttATCAAGTTATCTTGGTACGGTTCATGAATCCTTCATATAAGATAATTCATCTAGCTAAGTACTCCAAAAACCCACTTCAAGGTGAAAACTATATAActtgtttagttccattgtaaaTGAATTGGTCTCACCTCTCTTTGGAGGTAAGATCGTCCTGTCATTTCAATAAGTTTTCGTAAAACTCCAACGGAGAAAATGGTAGACCAGTCTCTGCTAACTAATTGAGAAAATTCATTAAAGTGACTGAGAACTTAAGATACTTCAAATTTTGCAAGTGACCTTATATGTTAAACACCAAATTTAATTATGGTTGGAAATAATGAAAAGAAAGGGAAAAAGAACTCATTGAGATAATCCTTAGAATTATATTTCGGATCTCCCGTGGTTATAAAGATGTGTGTTTTCTTTGTAGAGTTTGTAACTTTAACTTATTAGATTGCTTCCTTGAATTGCTTGCTTCTTATAGAATTATTGTTATTTCACTTCAACTTGATAGCATGTCCTGCAATATGTAGAGTGGGGGACGGAGGCATATGTTTGTTGGAATTGATAGCACAATGAGAGTTGGTTTACGTGGTCCGACGAATCTATTTGGACATCCATCTGATAAACTACTAGCTGACTTGGATGACGAACTCGCGCAATGGGATTCTCAACCTACCACACCAGTTACTAAAGTTTCCTTTGGTCACTTTCCGCTCTCATTCTCAGCCGCCACAGATTCTGGGAAGACACTGAAAGATGTATTCCTGAAGCATTCTTTATCATCCTACCTGTGTGGGCATCTTCATACAATGTTTGGTAATTTGAAGCGACATCATCAATCTGGACATAACTTTTTATCACTGGAGAAGTATTTCCAACCAAACGTCCACCAGAATACTTATGAAAGTAACACAGACAATGTTAATTGTTCTAATGGAGAATCATCTGTTAAAGAATTCTGGGAGTGGGAAATGGGAGATTGGAGAAAAAGCAGAGTCATGCGAATCTTGGCTATTGATTCAGGTCTGGTCTCATTTGTAGACATCAAGTTGAATAAGTCAGAATCTGAGAAGACAATCATACTTCCTACTTTTCCTCTTGATTCACGCTACATGCTAACAACTTCGTCTCTCCACGATTACTACTGTCAGACCAAGGATCCGTTGTTTTACGAATCCATAAGAGCTTTAGTATTCTCAAGATTTGCGATTGTTTCAGTTACCGCAAAGATTTATGATTCAAGTCCTGGAAAGCTTGATATGGTGTTGGATGCAACAATGAGAAAGCTTGAGGAGAACTCCACTACAGGAAATCTCTATGCTGTTCCATGGAATTGGAGAGCCTTTGAGGATGGTTCTCCTGATCGATACTGGTTGCAGATAGAAGCAGTTGACACTATGGGTGGATCAGTTCTTAGTGAAATAAGACCATTTTCGATTAATGGAGTTACTTTGAAGATCAGGTGGACGTGGAAGGAGTTTCTTGTGATGGGTTGCCAATGGGCTTCTCTTTATCATCCAATTCTTTGGTCAattcttttctctctcttttccATACTTCTTTTTTCAAGAGCTCTCCTGACATTCTCGAAGAAAAATTACTCGTTTAAGAGTTTCAGTGTGGAGAAAGGATTCTCAAGTGGCCTTCTATGGCTTCTAACAGAATTATCTAGGATTTCATCTGTTTGGTGTAGTATTGTGGTTTATTTGATATATTTGGTATTCTTCCCATGGTTTTTTGGACAAGTT
This is a stretch of genomic DNA from Papaver somniferum cultivar HN1 chromosome 1, ASM357369v1, whole genome shotgun sequence. It encodes these proteins:
- the LOC113316826 gene encoding putative metallophosphoesterase At3g03305, which produces MGLLYLLLHCFLLLSIPIVTVFSEPNSRTNIIVDSKAGTTDSVIWVVQLSDLHFSVHNPERAIEFKELIGPALSIIHPSLVLITGDLTDGKSKDLLAMNQNEEEWKEYEQVTEEVIKRSGIDRERFYDLRGNHDNFGVPEVGGELDYFSKYSINGRLGRKGHVHSVTLQSGGRRHMFVGIDSTMRVGLRGPTNLFGHPSDKLLADLDDELAQWDSQPTTPVTKVSFGHFPLSFSAATDSGKTLKDVFLKHSLSSYLCGHLHTMFGNLKRHHQSGHNFLSLEKYFQPNVHQNTYESNTDNVNCSNGESSVKEFWEWEMGDWRKSRVMRILAIDSGLVSFVDIKLNKSESEKTIILPTFPLDSRYMLTTSSLHDYYCQTKDPLFYESIRALVFSRFAIVSVTAKIYDSSPGKLDMVLDATMRKLEENSTTGNLYAVPWNWRAFEDGSPDRYWLQIEAVDTMGGSVLSEIRPFSINGVTLKIRWTWKEFLVMGCQWASLYHPILWSILFSLFSILLFSRALLTFSKKNYSFKSFSVEKGFSSGLLWLLTELSRISSVWCSIVVYLIYLVFFPWFFGQVLTVDGDKGSMTYKGWTVDKQVHIGFPDIMVIVIPHLVFVVLPTVLVIWALATERTVYREHYLSQSAKKEDDYVRVPKRHVKNDYQNSRRLKLLRGRTWVRILLVIFCLIICWKHWKSCRAMSKAYEMNPFLHFPVYCFSVPLLLAYAFYKTMGVQI